A genomic stretch from Kribbella amoyensis includes:
- a CDS encoding Imm1 family immunity protein, which produces MSRVEAFFRHEHDDDPIVLTKTSDADALVDALLSESFDYSVATLYADGRPLMAGLPDHEMRIAVNVEAQVGGIRYAGGDDQDVTYVPGVASQRDEMFYVYATHGEAWPKDSEVSIEQVRQAVREFIEGDGARPESFKWRLWPEGVR; this is translated from the coding sequence GTGAGCAGGGTGGAAGCGTTCTTCCGGCACGAGCACGACGATGATCCCATCGTGCTCACCAAAACGAGCGATGCCGATGCTCTAGTGGATGCGCTCCTGAGCGAGTCTTTCGACTACTCCGTTGCCACCCTGTACGCCGACGGCCGTCCGCTGATGGCCGGACTGCCTGACCATGAGATGCGGATAGCCGTCAACGTCGAAGCTCAAGTGGGCGGGATCCGCTACGCCGGCGGCGATGACCAGGACGTGACGTACGTACCAGGAGTCGCCAGCCAGCGTGACGAGATGTTCTATGTCTACGCAACGCACGGTGAAGCATGGCCAAAGGATTCCGAAGTCAGCATCGAGCAGGTGCGACAGGCGGTACGGGAGTTCATCGAAGGCGATGGCGCACGGCCAGAATCGTTCAAGTGGCGGCTGTGGCCGGAGGGGGTGCGTTGA
- a CDS encoding GNAT family N-acetyltransferase, with translation MAIIHWPVELQHGQVGLRPLRAGDGAEWSAARQRNVSWLRPWDATQPPGAEDGARTFRAMARDWNRQARFGRMLPFVITYGGAAGLGPKAKWPLVGQLTVSGITYGSARWANLGYWVDEQYAGRGIVPTAVALAADHCWFTLGLHRIEVAIRPENKASLRVVEKLGFRYEGERPRFLHIDGDWRDHRIFALNAEEVGPGLVARLR, from the coding sequence ATGGCAATCATCCACTGGCCCGTCGAACTGCAGCACGGACAGGTCGGGCTCCGTCCGCTCCGTGCCGGTGACGGTGCCGAGTGGAGCGCGGCCCGCCAGCGCAACGTGAGTTGGCTGCGGCCGTGGGACGCGACCCAGCCGCCTGGTGCCGAGGACGGCGCGCGAACGTTCCGCGCCATGGCACGCGACTGGAACCGGCAAGCGCGGTTCGGGCGGATGCTGCCGTTCGTCATCACGTACGGCGGTGCCGCCGGCCTCGGTCCGAAGGCGAAGTGGCCGTTGGTCGGCCAGCTGACCGTGTCCGGGATCACCTACGGCTCGGCGCGTTGGGCGAACCTCGGGTACTGGGTCGACGAACAGTACGCGGGCCGTGGGATCGTGCCGACCGCGGTCGCGCTCGCGGCGGACCACTGCTGGTTCACGCTCGGCCTGCATCGGATCGAGGTCGCGATCCGGCCGGAGAACAAGGCGAGCCTGCGCGTCGTGGAGAAGCTCGGCTTCCGGTACGAGGGGGAGCGGCCGCGGTTCCTGCACATCGACGGGGACTGGCGCGATCACCGGATCTTCGCCCTCAACGCCGAAGAGGTCGGTCCTGGTCTCGTAGCGCGACTGCGTTGA
- a CDS encoding MogA/MoaB family molybdenum cofactor biosynthesis protein, producing the protein MRALVISISNRAAAGVYSDTTGPLIAERLTSWGFETDGPQVVPDGAPVGTALLAAVDAAYQVVVTTGGTGISPTDETPERTTEVIEREIPGIAEAIRAYGIAQGVPTAALSRGVAGVAGGTVIVNLPGSRGGVKDGLTVLEPILRHAVEQVAGGDHPRTDEG; encoded by the coding sequence GTGAGAGCCCTCGTCATCAGCATCTCGAACCGCGCGGCCGCGGGTGTGTACTCCGACACCACCGGGCCGTTGATCGCCGAGCGGCTCACCTCGTGGGGCTTCGAGACCGACGGGCCGCAGGTCGTCCCGGACGGCGCCCCCGTCGGGACGGCGTTGCTGGCCGCGGTCGACGCGGCGTACCAGGTGGTGGTGACGACCGGCGGGACCGGGATCTCACCGACGGACGAGACGCCCGAGCGGACCACTGAGGTGATCGAGAGGGAGATCCCGGGCATCGCCGAGGCGATCCGCGCGTACGGCATCGCGCAGGGCGTACCGACCGCCGCCTTGTCCCGGGGGGTCGCGGGTGTCGCGGGCGGCACCGTGATCGTGAACCTGCCCGGTTCGCGCGGCGGCGTGAAGGACGGCCTCACCGTGCTCGAGCCGATCCTCCGGCACGCGGTCGAACAAGTTGCCGGAGGCGACCATCCCCGGACGGATGAGGGCTGA
- the moaC gene encoding cyclic pyranopterin monophosphate synthase MoaC, protein MTDAGTGPGPTSGADPTAGAEPAAGAGRDEAGAGGLTHVDAAGAARMVDVSAKAESARRAVASGKVYVAAEVIEALRGEGVPKGDALAVARIAGIMGAKRTPDLIPLCHPIALTGVKVNLEVADDAVLIEAIVKTTDRTGVEMEALTAVTVAGLSVIDMIKAIDPAAVLSDVRVETKDGGKTGHWERP, encoded by the coding sequence ATGACCGACGCTGGTACTGGGCCTGGGCCGACTTCTGGTGCGGACCCGACGGCCGGTGCGGAGCCGGCGGCCGGGGCCGGGCGGGACGAGGCCGGGGCGGGTGGGCTGACGCATGTGGACGCGGCCGGCGCGGCCCGGATGGTGGACGTGTCGGCGAAGGCCGAGTCGGCCCGCCGCGCCGTTGCCTCCGGCAAGGTCTACGTCGCGGCGGAGGTGATCGAGGCGCTGCGCGGCGAGGGGGTACCGAAGGGCGACGCGCTCGCGGTGGCCCGGATCGCCGGGATCATGGGCGCGAAGCGGACGCCGGACCTGATCCCGCTCTGCCACCCGATCGCGCTGACCGGGGTGAAGGTGAACCTCGAGGTCGCCGACGACGCGGTGCTGATCGAGGCGATCGTGAAGACCACCGACCGGACCGGCGTCGAGATGGAGGCCCTCACCGCGGTGACGGTGGCCGGGTTGTCCGTCATCGACATGATCAAGGCGATCGACCCGGCCGCGGTGCTGTCCGACGTTCGGGTGGAGACCAAGGACGGCGGGAAGACCGGCCACTGGGAGCGACCGTGA
- the glp gene encoding gephyrin-like molybdotransferase Glp, translating to MKRSVDEHLEVVLGRVRALPPFEQPLMEALGLVLCEDVVSPVSLPGFDNSAMDGYAVQAGDLAGADPDNPITLPVVGEIAAGRSEPIVVTPGTCVRIMTGAPMPRGADSVVPVEWTDGGTVNVRIAQQPALGASVRRAGEDVRAGDKVLDSGTVLGPRQISVLAAVGRARVTVRPRPRVVVVSTGAELREPGARLGEGQIYDANSYTLAAAARQAGAVVYRVGIVDDDPKKIMDTLSDQLVRADVLVTTGGVSKGAYDVVKEVLTKLGTIDFPEVGMQPGKPQGFGVMGEDDVPIFTLPGNSVSAYVSFEVFVRPALRKLMGAMPYRRTPVQGISLDGFASPAGRRQFVRAAARPGDEGWMASTVGGHGSHLLGGLSRSNALIVVPEDVTSVRAGDQVELWLLDEETG from the coding sequence CGGAGCGTTGACGAGCATCTGGAAGTAGTCCTGGGCCGGGTGCGGGCCCTGCCGCCGTTCGAGCAGCCGCTGATGGAGGCGCTCGGCCTGGTGCTCTGCGAGGACGTGGTCTCCCCGGTGAGCCTGCCGGGCTTCGACAACTCGGCGATGGACGGGTACGCCGTGCAGGCGGGCGATCTGGCCGGGGCCGACCCGGACAACCCGATCACCCTGCCGGTGGTCGGCGAGATTGCGGCCGGGCGGAGCGAGCCGATCGTGGTCACGCCGGGGACGTGCGTGCGGATCATGACGGGCGCGCCGATGCCCCGCGGCGCCGACAGCGTCGTACCGGTGGAGTGGACCGACGGCGGCACCGTGAACGTACGGATCGCGCAGCAGCCCGCGCTGGGAGCCTCGGTGCGCCGGGCCGGTGAGGACGTGCGAGCGGGGGACAAGGTGCTGGACTCCGGCACCGTGCTGGGTCCACGCCAGATCTCCGTACTCGCCGCGGTCGGCCGTGCTCGCGTGACGGTCCGCCCGCGGCCCCGTGTGGTCGTGGTGTCCACCGGTGCCGAGCTGCGCGAGCCGGGGGCCCGGTTGGGCGAGGGGCAGATCTACGACGCGAACAGCTACACGCTCGCCGCCGCCGCTCGGCAGGCGGGGGCCGTGGTCTACCGGGTCGGGATCGTGGACGACGACCCGAAGAAGATCATGGACACGCTGTCCGACCAGCTGGTCCGGGCCGACGTACTGGTGACCACGGGCGGCGTCAGCAAGGGCGCGTACGACGTGGTCAAGGAGGTACTGACCAAGCTCGGCACCATCGACTTCCCCGAAGTGGGGATGCAGCCCGGCAAGCCGCAGGGGTTCGGCGTGATGGGCGAGGACGACGTGCCGATCTTCACGCTGCCGGGCAACTCGGTCTCGGCGTACGTGTCGTTCGAGGTGTTCGTCCGGCCGGCGCTGCGCAAGCTGATGGGTGCGATGCCGTACCGCCGGACGCCGGTGCAGGGGATCTCGCTGGACGGGTTCGCCTCGCCGGCCGGGCGGCGCCAGTTCGTCCGCGCCGCGGCCAGGCCGGGCGACGAGGGCTGGATGGCCAGTACAGTCGGCGGGCACGGCTCACACCTGCTCGGCGGGCTGAGCCGGTCGAACGCGCTGATCGTGGTGCCCGAGGACGTCACCTCCGTCCGGGCCGGCGACCAGGTGGAGCTGTGGCTGCTGGACGAGGAGACCGGATGA